A stretch of the Planktothricoides raciborskii GIHE-MW2 genome encodes the following:
- a CDS encoding class II aldolase/adducin family protein, producing MSIQPGLPQPPTCDRVEDRRLHLKQRLAAALRLFAHYGFDEGVAGHITARDPELTDHFWVNPFGMYFGHIRVSNLLLVNHKGEVVHGNKLVNAAAFAIHSQIHQARPDVIAAAHSHSLYGKTWSTLGRLLDPLTQDACAFYQDHALFDDYTGVVLDLKEGQRLAKTLGEKKAIILRNHGLLTVGHSVDEAAWWFITMERSCHAQLMAEAVGKPVLISPEVARLTFSQVGTHYMGWFGFQSLYEKIVREQPDLLD from the coding sequence ATGTCTATTCAACCCGGACTACCCCAACCGCCGACGTGCGATCGCGTTGAAGATCGGCGATTACATCTAAAACAACGTTTAGCCGCAGCCCTGCGTCTGTTTGCTCATTATGGATTTGATGAAGGAGTCGCCGGACATATTACAGCCCGTGACCCGGAATTAACGGATCATTTTTGGGTCAACCCATTCGGGATGTATTTTGGTCATATTCGCGTTTCTAATTTATTGCTAGTCAATCACAAAGGTGAGGTAGTTCATGGTAATAAGTTGGTGAATGCGGCGGCATTTGCGATTCACTCGCAAATTCACCAAGCCCGTCCTGATGTAATTGCCGCTGCACATTCCCATTCCCTCTATGGCAAAACTTGGTCAACCTTGGGACGTTTACTCGATCCCCTGACTCAAGATGCTTGTGCTTTCTATCAAGATCATGCCTTGTTTGATGACTATACTGGAGTGGTTCTCGATCTGAAAGAAGGTCAACGTCTGGCAAAAACTTTAGGGGAAAAAAAAGCAATTATTTTAAGAAATCATGGCTTACTGACCGTGGGTCATTCTGTGGATGAAGCGGCTTGGTGGTTTATTACAATGGAGCGTTCTTGTCATGCTCAGTTAATGGCCGAGGCAGTGGGTAAACCTGTCTTGATTTCTCCAGAAGTGGCTCGTTTAACTTTTAGTCAAGTGGGCACTCATTATATGGGCTGGTTTGGCTTTCAGTCCCTCTATGAAAAAATTGTTCGGGAACAGCCGGATTTATTGGATTGA
- a CDS encoding ATP-binding protein gives MKNINLVQLVKSMPILNPGKFIGKRSSSNFKLPPQLTAIVSLICVLPFLMNLLGVDFASSQYALDFAAAANLDPRILDDQLHQTLAGSFTHTILEWSAFCAAIFTTILAFAHFTIKRETTTLVIGIALLCAGIMDAFHTLAADRLISAAADNHNLIPFTWAICRMFNALLTIIGVSIFLFFKSEKWQGNITVVIITSLIFGLIAYQMIKISATSHTLPETIFPDSLITRPWDVAPLITFILAGLLVYPKFYQRYPSVFAHSLSVSTIPNAATQIHMAFGSKALFDNDFNIGHFLKIIAYLVPLAGLIIDYIKTHHQLKKTNQKILNEIDDRKRVEENLRRSEEMLKTKNEELNQAFGELQLAQIKLIQKEKMASLGNLVGGIAHEINNPINFIYGNLFYTEEYTKFLLELIHLYQENYPGLTPNIAAKLEQIELEFIEEDLPQLITSMKHGSNRIRELVISLRNFSRLDEAELKEVDLHQGIESTLLILKNRLDNKITVIKEYGELMPVECYPAQLNQVWFNLLNNAIDALKSDPSLEPKQITIRTEMSSADLVTVRVKNNGPVIPIEIQQHMFDPFFTTKPVGSGTGLGLAIAYQVMQQHHGQISCQSDPDIGTEFMMTFPIHYSQSDGGDRL, from the coding sequence ATGAAAAATATTAATTTAGTACAACTGGTTAAATCGATGCCGATATTGAATCCCGGAAAATTTATAGGCAAGCGATCATCAAGCAATTTTAAACTACCCCCCCAATTAACTGCGATCGTCTCCTTAATTTGCGTTTTGCCATTCTTAATGAATCTCTTGGGGGTAGATTTTGCCTCATCTCAATATGCCTTAGATTTTGCGGCAGCAGCTAATCTCGATCCTCGTATTCTTGACGATCAACTCCATCAGACTTTAGCCGGAAGTTTTACCCATACCATCCTAGAGTGGAGTGCATTTTGTGCAGCGATATTCACCACAATTTTAGCATTTGCCCACTTTACGATTAAGCGCGAGACAACCACTCTGGTCATTGGTATAGCCCTATTATGTGCCGGAATCATGGATGCTTTTCATACATTAGCGGCAGATCGGTTAATTAGTGCGGCTGCGGATAATCATAACCTAATTCCCTTTACTTGGGCAATTTGCCGAATGTTCAACGCTTTACTCACTATCATTGGGGTGAGTATTTTTCTGTTTTTTAAGTCAGAAAAGTGGCAGGGGAATATCACCGTAGTCATTATCACTAGCTTAATTTTTGGTTTAATCGCCTATCAGATGATTAAAATTAGTGCTACCAGTCATACTCTGCCGGAAACGATATTTCCTGATTCCTTGATTACTAGACCTTGGGATGTGGCTCCTTTAATAACGTTTATTTTAGCCGGTTTACTGGTTTACCCAAAGTTTTACCAAAGGTATCCCAGTGTTTTTGCTCATTCTTTGAGCGTTAGTACCATTCCTAATGCCGCCACTCAAATACACATGGCTTTTGGTTCAAAGGCTTTGTTTGATAATGATTTTAATATTGGTCACTTTTTAAAGATTATTGCTTACCTAGTTCCCTTAGCCGGATTAATCATCGATTATATAAAAACCCATCATCAATTAAAGAAAACAAATCAAAAAATATTAAATGAAATTGATGATCGGAAAAGAGTCGAGGAAAATCTCCGCCGTTCTGAAGAAATGTTAAAAACCAAAAACGAAGAGTTAAATCAAGCTTTTGGTGAATTACAATTGGCGCAAATTAAGTTAATTCAAAAAGAAAAAATGGCCAGCCTAGGAAATTTAGTTGGCGGCATTGCCCATGAAATTAACAATCCCATTAATTTTATTTATGGGAATTTATTTTATACCGAAGAATATACCAAATTTTTGCTAGAGTTAATTCATTTATATCAAGAAAATTATCCTGGATTAACTCCAAATATTGCCGCCAAATTAGAGCAAATTGAACTAGAATTTATTGAAGAAGACTTACCGCAGCTAATCACTTCTATGAAACATGGCAGCAATCGCATTCGAGAGTTGGTCATTTCTTTGCGAAACTTTTCTCGGCTGGATGAAGCTGAATTAAAAGAGGTGGACTTACACCAAGGAATTGAAAGCACTTTATTAATTTTAAAAAATCGACTGGATAATAAAATCACTGTGATTAAAGAATATGGTGAATTGATGCCAGTGGAATGTTATCCCGCCCAACTCAACCAAGTGTGGTTTAATTTGCTCAATAATGCCATTGATGCCTTAAAATCCGATCCCAGTTTAGAACCTAAACAAATTACGATTCGCACCGAAATGAGTTCAGCGGACTTAGTGACGGTAAGAGTTAAAAATAATGGGCCGGTGATTCCCATAGAAATTCAACAGCATATGTTTGATCCTTTTTTCACCACTAAGCCAGTGGGTTCGGGAACCGGATTAGGATTGGCGATCGCTTATCAAGTGATGCAACAGCATCATGGTCAGATTTCTTGTCAGTCCGATCCAGATATCGGCACAGAATTTATGATGACTTTCCCGATTCATTATTCCCAGTCTGACGGAGGCGATCGCCTCTAA
- a CDS encoding NACHT domain-containing NTPase, with protein sequence MMKFQTLKTSHKGNKKAKKSFLRKDFTEINLAVQIGFNHRDSIEKFFQGKSIESYIFKEICLRLDLKWQEIAELDEEDLSNYSNRINKLVEQLRRIVHTTITKLCGKTHFLDCSKSIGLHELYTKVHILEKNPRQPSLDMAECAHKLTLENFDYFGLGHISEPRVLGLKAVERYPKVMVLGKPGSGKSTFLKYLAMQCNAGHFNSHLVPIFIPMKEFAQVQERLSLIEYITQVYAPNTEAEIEFIPALEELMSRGRVMILLDGIDEVPETSQQRILRQLREFTEKFSLNQFAIACRMALPEYVLENFIQIQVADLDIKQIVTFIRKWFHAKTDINVDFLIEKIRENPAIQTLARNPLLLTLLCLVFEQTAEFPETQIQLYEQGMQILLNQWDEEKSLAGDEIYRHLSLKTKQDLLDKIALRICLWGEYFVQKSDLVQYILESMNQLTEPETNLETSPKDSEAILKSIEVQHGLLVERTPGIYSFYHPTFQQYFTARAIVKSQHPESLLGLVNSVTQPIWREVFLLTNEMMTNSDELLRLMKIKIDRLIARDEKLQAFLTWAYQKSLSVPSSFKPAAVRGFYLALFPQLNQNRSDLDLDLRLTLGCDPGFDLAVERFLHLDYLLVLTLARALAPTLTRDLALTLAYVQARLRVLAFDFAINPEFEKSLAKLRQDLTQSDEQIKSTMEDWDINPHAWTERLKMARKWWQTNRLAWTDRLKQVMAEYRDLGHDWQFTYHQEQLLKQYYYGNQLLIDCLNRATYVSSDLRQEIEATLLLPIAEIETWTTD encoded by the coding sequence ATGATGAAATTTCAGACATTAAAAACCTCACACAAAGGAAATAAAAAAGCAAAAAAATCTTTTTTGCGTAAAGATTTTACCGAAATAAATCTCGCAGTTCAAATTGGATTTAATCATCGTGATTCTATCGAAAAATTTTTCCAAGGTAAATCTATTGAATCCTATATTTTTAAAGAAATTTGCTTACGCCTTGATTTAAAATGGCAAGAAATTGCCGAACTAGATGAGGAAGACCTAAGCAATTACAGCAATCGCATCAATAAGCTAGTTGAACAATTGAGAAGAATCGTCCATACAACCATTACAAAATTATGCGGTAAAACGCATTTTTTAGATTGTTCAAAATCCATCGGTTTGCATGAGCTTTACACTAAAGTTCATATTTTAGAGAAAAATCCGCGCCAACCCTCTTTAGACATGGCTGAATGTGCCCATAAATTGACCCTAGAAAACTTCGATTACTTCGGACTAGGGCATATATCTGAACCGAGAGTATTAGGATTAAAAGCCGTTGAGCGTTATCCCAAAGTCATGGTATTGGGAAAACCTGGATCGGGGAAAAGTACATTTTTAAAATATCTAGCAATGCAATGTAATGCGGGTCATTTTAATTCCCATCTAGTGCCGATTTTTATCCCAATGAAAGAGTTTGCTCAAGTACAAGAACGACTCAGCTTAATAGAATATATTACCCAGGTTTATGCTCCCAATACCGAGGCAGAAATAGAATTTATTCCGGCTCTAGAAGAACTGATGTCTCGTGGGCGAGTGATGATTTTATTGGATGGAATTGATGAAGTCCCAGAGACATCTCAGCAGCGAATCCTCAGACAACTTAGAGAGTTTACGGAAAAGTTTAGTTTGAATCAATTTGCGATCGCCTGCCGGATGGCACTGCCAGAATATGTTTTAGAAAATTTCATTCAAATTCAAGTTGCCGATTTAGACATTAAACAGATTGTTACCTTTATCCGCAAATGGTTTCACGCCAAAACCGACATAAATGTGGATTTTTTGATCGAGAAAATACGAGAAAATCCCGCCATTCAAACCTTAGCCAGGAATCCCCTACTCCTGACCCTCTTATGCTTAGTTTTTGAACAGACCGCAGAGTTTCCTGAGACTCAAATTCAATTGTATGAACAGGGAATGCAAATCCTCTTGAATCAATGGGATGAGGAAAAATCTTTAGCCGGGGACGAAATCTATCGCCACTTATCCTTAAAGACTAAACAAGATTTACTAGATAAAATAGCCCTGAGAATTTGTTTGTGGGGAGAATACTTTGTCCAAAAGTCAGATTTAGTTCAGTATATTCTGGAATCGATGAACCAGTTAACTGAACCAGAGACAAATCTAGAGACATCACCCAAAGATAGTGAGGCAATTTTAAAATCTATTGAAGTTCAACATGGATTATTGGTCGAAAGAACACCGGGCATTTACTCGTTTTATCATCCCACATTTCAACAGTATTTTACGGCAAGAGCGATTGTCAAGTCGCAACATCCTGAAAGTTTATTAGGATTGGTTAACTCGGTGACTCAACCGATTTGGCGAGAAGTGTTCTTACTGACGAATGAGATGATGACCAATAGCGATGAACTACTGCGATTAATGAAAATTAAAATCGATCGCCTCATCGCTAGAGATGAAAAACTACAGGCATTTTTGACCTGGGCTTATCAAAAATCTTTATCTGTCCCTAGTAGTTTTAAACCTGCCGCAGTTCGAGGGTTTTATTTAGCGCTATTTCCCCAACTCAACCAGAATCGAAGTGACCTTGACCTTGACCTTCGGCTCACTCTAGGGTGCGACCCTGGTTTTGATTTAGCGGTTGAACGGTTTCTGCACCTGGACTATCTTTTAGTTCTTACTTTAGCTCGCGCATTAGCCCCCACTTTAACTCGTGATTTAGCTTTGACCTTGGCTTATGTTCAAGCGCGTCTTCGAGTGTTAGCTTTTGATTTTGCCATCAATCCTGAATTTGAAAAGTCTTTGGCGAAGCTGAGACAAGACCTCACCCAGTCCGATGAACAGATTAAAAGCACAATGGAAGATTGGGATATTAATCCTCATGCTTGGACTGAGCGATTAAAAATGGCCAGAAAGTGGTGGCAAACAAATCGTCTCGCTTGGACTGATCGCTTAAAACAGGTGATGGCAGAATATCGCGATCTTGGCCATGATTGGCAGTTTACTTATCATCAAGAGCAATTACTGAAGCAATATTATTATGGCAATCAGTTATTGATTGATTGCTTAAACCGGGCGACTTACGTTTCCAGTGATTTGCGGCAAGAGATCGAAGCTACTTTGTTGTTACCGATCGCAGAAATTGAAACATGGACAACGGATTAA